The following coding sequences are from one Sphaeramia orbicularis chromosome 11, fSphaOr1.1, whole genome shotgun sequence window:
- the LOC115428154 gene encoding LOW QUALITY PROTEIN: T-box transcription factor T-A-like (The sequence of the model RefSeq protein was modified relative to this genomic sequence to represent the inferred CDS: inserted 1 base in 1 codon) encodes MTSSSNPDQRLEHLLSAVESEFQKGSEKGDASERDIKLTLEDADLWNKFKELTNEMIVTKTGRRMFPVLRASVTGLDPNAMYSVLLDFVAADNNRWKYVNGEWVPGGKPEPQSPSCVYIHPDSPNFGAHWMKAPVSFSKVKLSNKLNGGGQIMLNSLHKYEPRIHIVKVGGIQKMISSQSFPETQFIAVTAYQNEEITALKIKHNPFAKAFLDAKERSDHKEVPDHSADNQQSGYSQLGGWFLPGQTPICPSSSPPQFSGTAGHSSGSYCERYSSLRSHRAAPYPSHYPHRTSTTNNYMDNTSGTLPTHDSWSALQIPNSTGMGTLSHTTNSTTNSSQYPSLWSVAGTTLTPSGSASGSIPGGLTSQFLRGSSYTGLTXSLPVSSPSSMYDPSLSEVGVGEAQFESSIARLAASWAPVAQSY; translated from the exons ATGACTTCTTCTTCCAACCCCGACCAGCGCCTGGAGCATCTCCTCAGCGCCGTGGAGAGCGAGTTCCAGAAGGGCAGCGAGAAGGGAGACGCATCCGAGAGGGATATAAAACTGACTCTGGAGGACGCGGATTTATGGAACAAGTTCAAAGAGCTGACCAACGAGATGATTGTCACCAAAACTGGAAG GAGGATGTTTCCAGTGCTCAGGGCCAGTGTGACGGGCCTGGACCCAAACGCCATGTATTCAGTGTTGCTGGATTTCGTGGCCGCAGACAATAACCGGTGGAAATACGTGAACGGCGAGTGGGTTCCCGGCGGCAAACCGGAGCCCCAGAGCCCCAGCTGCGTTTACATCCACCCGGACTCCCCCAACTTCGGAGCGCACTGGATGAAAGCCCCGGTTTCCTTCAGCAAAGTCAAACTCTCCAATAAACTGAACGGAGGCGGACAG attatgcTGAATTCTCTGCACAAATACGAGCCCAGGATACACATCGTTAAAGTTGGAGGTATTCAGAAGATGATCAGCAGCCAGTCTTTCCCTGAAACACAGTTCATTGCTGTCACTGCTTACCAGAATGAAGAG ATTACTGCTCTGAAGATCAAGCACAATCCATTTGCCAAAGCCTTCTTAGATGCCAAAGAAAG GAGTGACCATAAAGAAGTTCCAGATCACAGCGCAGACAATCAACAATCCGGCTACTCTCAAC TTGGTGGTTGGTTCCTCCCAGGCCAGACTCCCATCTGCCCCAGCAGCAGCCCTCCACAGTTCAGCGGCACGGCGGGCCACTCCTCTGGATCATACTGCGAGCGCTACTCCAGCCTGAGGAGCCACAGGGCGGCCCCTTACCCGAGCCACTACCCCCACCGCACCTCCACCACGA ACAACTACATGGACAACACTTCAGGAACTCTGCCCACTCATGACAGCTGGTCCGCTCTTCAGATCCCCAACTCGACAGGCATGGGTACCCTGTCCCACACCACCAACTCCACCACCAACTCCAG TCAGTACCCCAGCCTATGGTCAGTAGCGGGGACCACCCTCACCCCTTCAGGCTCCGCCTCCGGCTCCATCCCAGGCGGTCTGACCTCCCAGTTCCTGAGGGGCTCCTCCTACACCGGCCTGA CGTCGCTGCCCGTCTCCTCGCCCTCCTCCATGTACGACCCCAGCCTGAGCGAGGTCGGTGTCGGCGAGGCCCAGTTCGAGAGCTCCATCGCCCGGCTCGCTGCGTCCTGGGCTCCTGTCGCTCAGAGCTACTGA